A single genomic interval of Saccharospirillum mangrovi harbors:
- a CDS encoding ABC transporter ATP-binding protein, whose product MSESSQTSFRSLLRLLHYARGYRLRLIGAITCSVINKLFDIAPEILIGIAIDVVVNQEASFVSRLGLATPESQITALAVLTFLIWAGESLFEYLYQILWRNLAQRLQADFRQDAYEHIQKQDQSFFENRSSGQLISVLNDDVNQLERFLDGGANELVQILVAVVAVGAIFFVISPLIAVLAFTPVPLIIWGAFYYQKRATPLYARVRDQVGRLATRLANNIGGMSTIKAFTAEQTEAARVRADSEAYAEANRHAIAVSSAFIPIIRMAILTGFLFTFVIGGMQTLDGKLSVGAYGVLVFLTQRLLWPLTALAQTIDLYERAMASVRRILGLIETPIEIPDQGTLSLPHPVRGEVEYKGVNFLYSRTGVGVHDINFKVNAGTTLALVGATGSGKSTLIKLLLRFNQPQGGEIFLDGTPIEQLTLRSLRSAVGLVSQDVFLFEGSIRDNIAYGRPDASDNEIIEAAKTAEAWEFIERLPEGLDTAVGERGVRLSGGQRQRLSLARALLKDPAILVLDEATSAVDNETEAAIQRSLKHIAHGRTVIMIAHRLSTIVHADQILVLEQGRIVEQGRHDDLVTQRGAYWSQWQVQTGGAA is encoded by the coding sequence ATGTCTGAATCATCCCAGACCAGTTTCCGTTCGTTGCTGCGGTTGCTGCATTACGCACGCGGCTATCGTCTTCGTCTGATCGGTGCCATCACCTGTTCGGTGATCAATAAGTTGTTCGACATCGCACCGGAAATTCTGATCGGTATCGCCATCGACGTGGTGGTCAATCAGGAGGCGAGTTTTGTCTCGCGTCTGGGGCTGGCGACGCCGGAATCGCAAATTACTGCGCTGGCCGTGTTGACGTTTTTGATCTGGGCGGGCGAGTCGCTGTTTGAATACCTGTACCAGATTCTGTGGCGCAATCTGGCGCAACGGCTGCAAGCCGATTTCCGGCAGGACGCCTACGAGCACATTCAGAAACAGGACCAGAGCTTTTTCGAAAACCGCTCCAGCGGCCAGTTGATTTCGGTATTGAACGACGACGTCAATCAACTGGAACGATTTCTCGACGGCGGCGCCAACGAGCTGGTGCAGATACTGGTCGCCGTGGTGGCGGTCGGTGCCATCTTCTTTGTGATTTCGCCGTTGATCGCTGTGCTGGCTTTCACGCCGGTGCCACTGATTATCTGGGGCGCGTTTTACTACCAAAAACGCGCGACGCCCTTGTACGCCAGGGTGCGCGATCAGGTCGGCCGATTGGCAACTCGCCTGGCTAACAACATCGGCGGTATGAGCACTATCAAAGCGTTCACCGCCGAGCAGACCGAAGCGGCGCGGGTGCGTGCCGACAGCGAAGCCTATGCCGAAGCCAACCGCCACGCCATCGCCGTCAGCTCAGCGTTTATTCCCATTATTCGCATGGCCATTCTGACCGGCTTTTTGTTCACCTTCGTCATCGGCGGTATGCAGACGCTGGATGGCAAATTGAGCGTTGGTGCCTACGGCGTGCTGGTGTTTTTGACGCAGCGCTTGTTGTGGCCGCTAACGGCTTTGGCGCAAACCATCGATTTGTATGAACGCGCCATGGCGAGTGTGCGTCGCATTCTGGGGTTGATCGAAACGCCCATCGAGATTCCCGATCAGGGTACGCTCAGTCTGCCGCACCCGGTGCGCGGCGAAGTTGAGTACAAGGGTGTGAATTTTCTCTACAGCCGGACCGGCGTCGGTGTTCACGACATCAATTTTAAAGTGAATGCGGGCACAACGCTGGCGTTGGTCGGTGCCACTGGTTCCGGTAAATCGACGCTGATCAAATTGCTGTTGCGGTTTAACCAGCCACAGGGCGGCGAGATTTTTCTCGACGGCACGCCAATCGAACAGCTAACGCTGCGCAGTTTGCGTTCGGCTGTCGGTCTGGTCAGTCAGGATGTGTTTTTGTTTGAAGGCAGCATTCGCGACAACATCGCGTACGGCCGGCCTGACGCCAGCGACAACGAGATTATCGAGGCGGCCAAAACAGCTGAAGCCTGGGAATTTATTGAGCGCTTGCCGGAGGGTTTGGATACCGCCGTCGGCGAACGCGGTGTGCGGTTGTCGGGCGGGCAGCGCCAGCGCTTGTCACTGGCGCGGGCCTTGTTGAAAGACCCGGCGATTCTGGTGCTCGACGAAGCGACCAGCGCGGTTGATAACGAAACCGAAGCCGCCATTCAGCGCTCGCTGAAACACATTGCCCATGGCCGCACCGTCATCATGATTGCGCATCGCTTGTCGACCATCGTCCACGCCGATCAGATTCTGGTGCTGGAGCAAGGCCGCATTGTCGAGCAGGGCCGCCATGACGACTTGGTGACGCAGCGCGGCGCCTATTGGTCGCAATGGCAGGTGCAGACCGGCGGCGCCGCGTAA
- a CDS encoding efflux RND transporter permease subunit, with product MNGFYDQLLRHKLAANLMMLLVIGAGLWGLQSVRSQLFPDYELPLVRATFSWDNADVDTIRTQLGDPLDQKMMDSGDFNFVRAVSYSGGHRVFAAVKDGLSVDEGFDTLEKAIDDIGLPSGASIDELEKIEVTEPVASVLLYGDIPRSDLASLGYQAQQSLLAEGVAVVELSGVPGRERVIDVDLTTLGSLGLTLDTLASRISAQFSTTPAGTLAVGANSTSLVTDSPDWTVNALNDAIIAQNAGGVIRLSQVAQVSEQYDNTDVLRYQGMPAVKLEVSRVAGEDTLENAELLDNWMAKYVDELPYGVGMHKYNEIWQVVQDQLNLVIGNGLAGMVLVLLVLFVFLRTRLAIWVAAGIPVSFMGTLAFMGYTDTTINTISLFGFVIAIGIIVDDAIVVAEDAAALESQGLSPEQASRTAAKRMMPAVIASSLTTIAAFLPLLLIGGSFGSLLVDIPTVVTAAIIASLVECFVILPGHLGHNGKTKPMSPARQRFEDAFHRFRDGPFQRLVKLSLSHASVFVAAVCAVSLLTLGAVTSGRIEFEPSPSLDQPTMSVTLDLLDGTTLAEAEDALDQLQAVVEDIDESVGGGLIANIVQQFASVDEPDRASLELTLTSDTNRPLTNAQVLQRIQSEFQLPDVVRAYSTGRFFRGPGGGGDLEIRLVGDNIQELKRASLALQTDLQAYSDVLSDITDDLPLDGQQYEMSLTQAAQTAAVDMSSVASQVASQLSGKTLTTVQEGDQEIPVVLQLVEHQRESDAWLETLPIQLSDGSTRPLGSLVNFKFDQGLNRITSRDGQLEVEVTATYNGDQLTDFYPLLEDDILPALSARYDIDWTISGQAEELESFFNDTLLAVSIAVLLIYLILAWVFESWLWPFAILITVPFGLTGAVIGHWLMGMPLSTISVFGLIGLSGIVINDAIILVTVFRRLHNDGISLYNSAVQAALSRLRPVILTSITTMAGLIPLLFETSVDAALLKPIAVGLVFGLGFGTLLILLLVPILLYQLGLLKARIASRKGGGDPEFVKV from the coding sequence ATGAATGGTTTCTACGATCAACTGCTGCGCCACAAACTGGCAGCAAATCTGATGATGTTGCTGGTGATCGGTGCAGGCCTGTGGGGGCTGCAATCGGTGCGCTCACAGTTGTTCCCCGACTACGAATTGCCGTTGGTGCGCGCCACCTTCAGTTGGGACAACGCCGACGTCGACACCATCCGCACGCAACTCGGTGACCCGCTCGACCAGAAAATGATGGACAGCGGCGATTTCAACTTCGTCCGCGCCGTCTCCTACAGCGGCGGGCACCGCGTTTTCGCCGCGGTAAAAGACGGCCTCAGCGTCGACGAGGGTTTTGACACCCTGGAAAAAGCCATCGACGACATCGGCCTGCCGTCTGGCGCCAGCATCGATGAATTGGAAAAAATTGAAGTCACCGAGCCGGTCGCCTCCGTTTTGTTGTACGGCGATATTCCGCGCAGCGACCTGGCGAGCCTGGGGTATCAGGCACAGCAATCCTTGCTGGCCGAAGGTGTGGCGGTGGTGGAATTGTCCGGCGTGCCCGGTCGCGAGCGCGTCATTGATGTCGATCTGACCACCCTGGGTTCATTAGGCCTGACGCTCGATACGTTAGCCAGCCGCATCAGCGCCCAGTTCAGTACCACTCCGGCCGGTACGCTGGCAGTCGGCGCCAACAGCACTTCGCTGGTGACCGACTCGCCCGACTGGACTGTCAATGCGCTGAACGACGCCATCATTGCCCAGAACGCCGGCGGCGTGATTCGGTTATCGCAAGTGGCACAGGTCAGCGAGCAATACGACAACACCGACGTGTTGCGCTACCAGGGCATGCCCGCCGTCAAACTGGAAGTCAGCCGCGTTGCCGGTGAAGACACGCTGGAAAACGCCGAATTACTCGACAACTGGATGGCCAAGTACGTTGACGAATTGCCGTACGGCGTTGGCATGCACAAATACAACGAAATCTGGCAGGTGGTGCAGGACCAACTCAATCTGGTGATCGGCAATGGCCTCGCCGGCATGGTGCTGGTGCTGCTGGTGTTGTTTGTCTTTCTGCGCACCCGCCTGGCGATTTGGGTGGCCGCCGGTATTCCGGTGTCGTTCATGGGCACGCTGGCGTTTATGGGTTACACCGACACCACCATCAACACCATCAGTCTGTTCGGTTTCGTGATCGCCATCGGCATCATCGTGGACGACGCCATCGTGGTGGCCGAAGACGCAGCGGCGCTGGAATCGCAAGGGTTGTCGCCAGAACAGGCATCGCGCACCGCCGCCAAACGCATGATGCCGGCGGTCATTGCCTCCAGTCTGACCACCATCGCGGCCTTTTTACCGCTGCTGTTGATCGGCGGTTCGTTCGGCAGCCTGTTGGTCGATATTCCGACCGTCGTCACCGCCGCCATCATCGCCTCTCTGGTTGAATGCTTCGTCATTCTGCCCGGCCACTTAGGTCACAACGGCAAGACCAAACCGATGAGCCCGGCACGGCAACGCTTTGAAGACGCTTTCCACCGTTTCCGCGATGGTCCGTTTCAACGCCTGGTGAAGTTGTCGCTGTCGCATGCTTCGGTGTTTGTCGCGGCGGTCTGCGCGGTGTCATTACTGACGCTCGGTGCGGTTACCAGCGGCCGCATTGAATTCGAACCGTCGCCGTCGCTCGACCAGCCGACGATGAGCGTCACGCTCGACCTGCTGGACGGCACAACACTGGCCGAAGCCGAAGACGCGCTGGACCAGTTGCAAGCCGTGGTCGAAGACATCGACGAATCCGTCGGCGGCGGCCTGATCGCCAACATCGTCCAGCAATTCGCCAGCGTCGATGAACCCGATCGCGCGTCACTGGAACTGACGCTGACCAGCGATACCAACCGGCCACTGACCAACGCCCAGGTGCTGCAACGCATACAGAGCGAATTCCAATTGCCAGATGTGGTACGCGCTTATTCCACCGGCCGGTTCTTCCGTGGCCCCGGCGGTGGCGGCGACCTGGAAATCCGACTGGTTGGCGACAACATTCAGGAACTGAAACGCGCATCGCTGGCGCTGCAAACCGATCTGCAAGCCTATTCGGACGTACTCAGCGACATCACCGACGACCTGCCGCTCGACGGCCAGCAATACGAAATGAGCCTGACTCAGGCCGCCCAAACCGCAGCCGTGGACATGAGCAGTGTCGCCAGTCAGGTTGCCAGCCAGTTATCCGGCAAGACACTGACTACAGTGCAGGAAGGCGACCAGGAAATTCCGGTGGTGTTGCAACTGGTCGAGCACCAGCGCGAAAGCGACGCCTGGCTGGAAACGCTGCCGATTCAGTTGAGCGATGGCAGCACCCGGCCGCTGGGCAGTCTGGTCAACTTCAAATTCGATCAGGGTCTGAACCGCATCACCTCGCGCGACGGCCAACTGGAAGTGGAAGTCACCGCCACTTACAACGGCGATCAATTAACCGACTTCTATCCGTTGCTGGAAGACGACATTCTGCCCGCCCTGAGCGCACGTTATGACATCGACTGGACCATCAGCGGCCAGGCCGAAGAACTCGAATCTTTCTTCAACGACACCTTGCTCGCGGTGAGCATTGCTGTGTTGTTGATCTACTTGATTCTGGCGTGGGTGTTTGAATCCTGGCTGTGGCCGTTCGCCATTCTGATCACGGTGCCATTCGGTTTGACTGGCGCGGTGATTGGTCACTGGCTGATGGGCATGCCGCTGTCGACCATTTCGGTGTTCGGTTTAATCGGCCTGTCCGGCATCGTCATTAACGACGCCATCATTCTGGTCACCGTATTCCGAAGACTGCACAACGACGGCATCAGCCTGTACAACTCGGCGGTGCAAGCCGCGCTGTCGCGGCTGCGCCCGGTCATCCTGACGTCCATCACCACCATGGCGGGTTTGATTCCGTTGCTGTTCGAAACCAGCGTCGATGCGGCCTTGCTGAAACCGATTGCCGTCGGTCTGGTGTTTGGACTGGGATTCGGCACGCTGCTGATTCTGCTGTTGGTGCCGATTCTGCTGTATCAGTTGGGACTGCTGAAAGCGCGGATCGCCAGCCGCAAAGGCGGTGGCGATCCGGAATTCGTCAAAGTCTGA
- a CDS encoding efflux RND transporter periplasmic adaptor subunit, whose product MKKQSILVGAILVIGVGGYLLMSHPVASESGAQQRGNAAMNMRAGLAGSRWGRSNASSNALQIEAIDVELTDNAPTTPMLAQVDAKRQETLTVPAEARVIDIQVQAGQFVSAGDALMTLSADSIDWTLRQQQASVAQQEAAIRIADRQHEVDLAALANARASYQREVALNNQGYSNAASLQTAEEALRSAELTVDIYDDEAVQRQADLEQARIALEQAQADADDLQPMAPFDAEVVGINVATGARLAADTNLMTLVDRSSLYARTQVPLSVYRRIRGQAIEAEAIIDDTHYPLTVTSLAASAETGAVALEVALPANIPVLINETIELQLKLPTVASYAVPQDAIYQSDRLYRIVDGALSVTTVNILGYQQRDGEQWALISLDESGEPITVLTTRLSQPTNGTPVTRVGNGQQNAAADVTGDAS is encoded by the coding sequence ATGAAGAAACAATCAATTCTGGTTGGGGCGATATTAGTGATTGGTGTGGGCGGCTATTTGTTGATGAGCCATCCGGTTGCCTCTGAAAGTGGCGCGCAACAACGCGGCAACGCCGCCATGAACATGCGCGCGGGCCTGGCTGGTTCGCGTTGGGGCCGCAGCAACGCCAGCAGCAATGCACTGCAAATCGAAGCCATCGACGTCGAGCTGACCGACAACGCACCCACCACGCCGATGCTGGCTCAGGTCGACGCCAAGCGTCAGGAAACCCTCACCGTTCCCGCCGAAGCCCGAGTGATCGACATCCAGGTTCAGGCCGGCCAATTTGTCAGCGCCGGCGATGCGTTGATGACGCTCAGCGCCGACAGCATTGACTGGACGCTGCGCCAACAACAGGCCTCGGTCGCACAACAGGAAGCCGCCATTCGCATTGCCGATCGGCAACACGAGGTCGATCTCGCCGCGCTGGCAAACGCCCGCGCCAGCTACCAGCGCGAAGTCGCGCTGAACAACCAGGGCTATTCCAATGCCGCCAGTTTGCAGACCGCCGAAGAGGCGTTGCGCAGCGCTGAACTCACCGTCGACATTTATGACGATGAAGCGGTGCAACGTCAGGCCGATCTGGAACAGGCACGCATTGCCTTGGAACAAGCCCAGGCTGACGCCGACGACTTGCAACCCATGGCACCGTTTGACGCAGAAGTGGTCGGTATCAATGTCGCCACCGGCGCCCGCCTGGCCGCTGACACCAACTTGATGACGCTGGTCGATCGCAGCTCTTTATACGCCCGCACTCAGGTTCCGTTGTCGGTGTACCGACGCATTCGCGGCCAGGCCATCGAAGCCGAAGCCATTATTGACGACACCCACTACCCACTCACCGTGACCAGCCTGGCGGCGTCTGCCGAAACCGGCGCGGTGGCGCTGGAAGTCGCCCTGCCCGCCAACATTCCGGTGCTGATTAACGAAACCATCGAGTTGCAATTGAAATTGCCCACAGTCGCCAGTTACGCGGTGCCTCAGGATGCGATTTATCAAAGCGACCGCTTGTATCGCATTGTCGATGGCGCACTCAGCGTCACCACCGTGAACATCCTTGGCTATCAACAACGCGACGGCGAACAGTGGGCGCTGATCAGCCTGGATGAATCGGGCGAACCAATCACCGTCTTAACCACACGCCTGTCACAACCGACCAATGGCACGCCGGTCACCCGTGTCGGCAACGGCCAACAGAACGCGGCCGCCGACGTCACGGGTGACGCCTCATGA
- the thrS gene encoding threonine--tRNA ligase encodes MPVITLPDGAKRSYDAPVSIMQIAEDIGPGLARNTLAGRINGVRVDAVDLVSEDSDIEIITPKDDDGLEIIRHSCAHLLGHALKQLWPDAKMAIGPTIENGFYYDVDLDHRLTEEDLESLEARMMQLAKTDYDVVRHKVSWQQAVDTFRDRGEPYKLEILEQNISRDDQPGLYHHEEYIDMCRGPHVPNMKFCHHFKLMRVSGAYWRGDSNNKQLQRIYGTAWADKKQLKEHLTFLEEAAKRDHRRIGKKLDLFHLQEEAPGMVFWHPNGWTMYQVIEQYMRTKQKVHGYNEIRTPQIVDRSLWEKSGHWDKFGDDMFTTHSEHRDNAIKPMNCPCHVQVFNQGLKSYRDLPLRLAEFGSCHRNEASGALHGIMRVRGFTQDDAHIFCTEAQIQPEVAQFIEMLNEVYYDFGFDDVILKLSTRPEKRVGSDADWDRAEAALASALDATGKPWETLPGEGAFYGPKIEFTLKDSLGRMWQCGTMQVDFSMPGRLDAQYVDEQGNRQTPVMLHRAILGSFERFTGILIEQHAGAMPPWLAPIQAMVCNITDAQADFVKTVQNRLISAGFRADADLRNEKIGFKIREHTIQRIPYLLVIGDKEVENEAIAVRTRDGEDLGTMTVDAFIERLTADVARKGRLVTNGE; translated from the coding sequence ATGCCTGTTATTACGCTGCCCGACGGCGCCAAACGTTCGTACGACGCACCCGTTTCCATCATGCAGATTGCCGAAGACATCGGCCCTGGCCTGGCACGCAACACTCTGGCTGGTCGCATTAATGGCGTGCGGGTCGATGCGGTCGATCTTGTCAGTGAAGATTCTGACATCGAAATCATTACGCCCAAGGATGACGACGGTCTGGAAATCATCCGTCACTCTTGCGCGCATTTGCTCGGCCATGCGCTGAAGCAACTCTGGCCGGACGCCAAAATGGCCATCGGTCCGACCATCGAAAACGGCTTCTATTACGACGTCGATCTGGATCACCGGTTAACCGAAGAAGATCTGGAATCGCTCGAAGCGCGCATGATGCAGCTGGCGAAAACCGACTATGACGTCGTGCGCCACAAAGTCAGCTGGCAGCAAGCGGTCGATACGTTCCGTGATCGCGGCGAACCGTACAAGCTGGAAATTCTCGAGCAGAACATCAGCCGCGATGATCAGCCGGGTCTGTATCATCACGAAGAATACATCGACATGTGCCGCGGCCCGCACGTGCCGAACATGAAGTTCTGTCACCATTTCAAACTGATGCGCGTTTCCGGCGCCTATTGGCGTGGCGACAGCAACAACAAACAGTTGCAGCGCATTTACGGCACCGCCTGGGCCGACAAGAAACAACTGAAAGAACACCTGACGTTTTTGGAAGAAGCCGCCAAGCGCGATCACCGTCGCATCGGTAAGAAACTCGACCTGTTCCATTTGCAGGAAGAAGCGCCGGGCATGGTGTTCTGGCACCCCAATGGCTGGACCATGTATCAGGTGATCGAGCAATACATGCGTACCAAGCAGAAGGTGCATGGTTACAACGAAATTCGCACACCGCAGATTGTGGATCGTTCCTTGTGGGAAAAGTCCGGCCACTGGGACAAATTCGGCGACGACATGTTCACCACTCACAGTGAGCACCGCGATAACGCCATCAAGCCGATGAACTGCCCGTGTCACGTCCAGGTGTTCAACCAGGGTTTGAAGAGCTACCGCGACTTGCCGTTGCGTCTGGCGGAATTCGGTTCCTGCCACCGCAATGAAGCGTCCGGTGCGTTGCACGGCATCATGCGCGTGCGCGGTTTTACTCAGGATGACGCGCATATCTTCTGTACCGAAGCGCAGATTCAGCCGGAAGTGGCTCAGTTCATCGAGATGCTGAACGAGGTCTACTACGACTTCGGTTTTGACGACGTCATTCTCAAGCTGTCCACACGTCCGGAAAAACGCGTCGGCAGCGATGCGGATTGGGACCGTGCCGAAGCGGCGTTGGCGTCGGCCTTGGATGCGACCGGCAAGCCTTGGGAAACCCTGCCGGGCGAAGGTGCGTTCTACGGTCCGAAGATCGAGTTCACGCTCAAAGACAGCCTCGGCCGGATGTGGCAGTGCGGCACCATGCAGGTCGATTTCTCGATGCCGGGTCGCCTGGACGCCCAGTACGTGGACGAGCAGGGCAATCGTCAAACACCGGTCATGTTGCACCGCGCCATTCTGGGCAGCTTCGAGCGCTTCACCGGTATTTTGATCGAGCAACACGCTGGCGCCATGCCGCCTTGGCTGGCACCGATCCAGGCGATGGTGTGCAACATCACCGATGCCCAGGCGGATTTCGTCAAAACCGTCCAGAACCGCTTGATTTCCGCTGGTTTCCGGGCAGATGCCGACTTGAGAAATGAAAAGATCGGCTTTAAAATCCGCGAGCACACAATTCAGCGCATTCCTTATTTGCTGGTTATTGGCGATAAGGAAGTCGAAAACGAGGCCATTGCCGTCCGTACCCGTGATGGGGAAGACCTGGGCACCATGACAGTCGACGCCTTTATTGAACGTCTGACTGCCGATGTCGCCCGCAAAGGCCGTCTGGTAACAAACGGAGAGTGA
- the infC gene encoding translation initiation factor IF-3: MINEQIEADEVRLIGIDGEQLGIVPLADAIKLAQDAELDLVQISNADPVVCKIMDLGKKLYEEKKAKAAAKKKQVQVQVKEVKFRPNTDIGDYNVKLRNLTRFLEHGDKAKVTLRFRGREMAHQEIGMELLQRVANDLEDLATVEQKPKMEGRQLTMVMAPSKKK, translated from the coding sequence ATCATCAATGAGCAGATTGAGGCGGACGAAGTCCGTTTGATCGGCATAGACGGCGAACAGCTGGGCATTGTGCCGTTAGCCGACGCCATTAAATTGGCTCAAGATGCCGAACTGGATCTGGTACAGATCTCGAATGCAGACCCGGTAGTCTGCAAAATCATGGATCTGGGCAAGAAACTCTACGAAGAGAAGAAAGCCAAGGCTGCGGCCAAGAAGAAACAGGTTCAGGTGCAGGTGAAGGAGGTGAAATTCCGCCCCAACACCGACATTGGTGATTACAACGTTAAGTTGCGTAACCTGACTCGGTTTCTGGAACACGGTGACAAAGCCAAAGTCACGCTGCGTTTCCGCGGTCGTGAAATGGCGCACCAGGAAATCGGTATGGAGCTGCTGCAACGCGTCGCCAACGATCTGGAAGATCTGGCAACTGTAGAGCAGAAGCCCAAGATGGAAGGCCGTCAGTTGACCATGGTCATGGCGCCGTCCAAGAAGAAATAA
- the rpmI gene encoding 50S ribosomal protein L35: MPKIKSNSGAAKRFKKTANGFKHKQSFRNHILTKKSTKRMRHLRGTQQVADADVPLIKRMLPYI, from the coding sequence ATGCCAAAAATCAAGAGCAACTCTGGCGCTGCCAAGCGCTTTAAAAAGACAGCGAACGGCTTCAAGCACAAGCAGTCTTTCCGTAACCACATCCTGACCAAGAAAAGCACCAAGCGTATGCGTCATCTGCGCGGCACTCAGCAAGTTGCTGATGCTGACGTGCCTTTGATCAAGCGCATGTTGCCTTACATTTAA
- the rplT gene encoding 50S ribosomal protein L20 encodes MARVKRGVIARRRHKKILKQAKGYYGARSRVFRVAKQAVIKAGQYAYRDRRQRKRQFRALWIARINAEARVNGLSYSKFIAGLKKSSIEIDRKILADLAVHDKVAFTALTEKAKAAA; translated from the coding sequence ATGGCACGTGTTAAGCGGGGCGTCATCGCCCGTCGTCGTCACAAAAAGATTCTGAAGCAAGCCAAAGGTTACTACGGTGCACGTTCGCGTGTATTCCGCGTAGCCAAGCAGGCGGTGATCAAGGCAGGCCAATACGCCTACCGCGACCGTCGTCAGCGCAAGCGTCAATTCCGCGCTTTGTGGATTGCTCGTATCAACGCTGAAGCTCGCGTGAACGGTCTGTCTTACAGCAAGTTCATCGCTGGCCTGAAGAAGTCGTCCATCGAGATCGACCGTAAGATCCTGGCGGATCTGGCCGTTCACGATAAAGTCGCCTTCACAGCTCTGACTGAAAAAGCCAAGGCAGCTGCCTGA
- a CDS encoding protein tyrosine phosphatase family protein translates to MESIRNFFQLTPNIGSGGQPTVEQFQLIADNGYQHVINLGMPDHVDAVPDEDKRLSALQLNYLHIPVSFDAPRPDQLKLFCQVMNCLCTDKVFVHCIMNYRASAFLYQYLTKMEALEEQQARSPVLDFWNPPPVWQEVMSWSREDIGL, encoded by the coding sequence ATGGAATCGATTAGAAATTTCTTCCAGTTGACACCAAATATTGGCAGCGGTGGTCAGCCGACGGTTGAGCAATTTCAGTTAATTGCCGATAACGGCTATCAACACGTTATCAACCTGGGTATGCCTGATCATGTGGATGCCGTTCCGGATGAAGATAAACGACTCTCTGCACTGCAACTCAATTACCTTCACATTCCTGTTTCGTTTGATGCACCCAGGCCAGACCAGCTAAAACTCTTTTGCCAAGTTATGAATTGTCTGTGCACGGATAAGGTATTTGTGCACTGCATTATGAATTACCGGGCATCCGCTTTTTTGTACCAGTATTTGACTAAGATGGAGGCACTGGAAGAGCAGCAGGCACGTTCTCCCGTATTGGATTTCTGGAATCCACCGCCTGTTTGGCAGGAAGTAATGTCCTGGTCTCGAGAAGACATTGGATTGTGA
- a CDS encoding DUF4256 domain-containing protein — MSRAGHQDLISVLKQRFDAHPERHAGIEWSDVAERLIANPGKLTALEQMETTGGEPDVIAYDDSIDAYVFCDCSAESPTGRRSLCYDDAALIARKKHPPEGSAEGQAIAMGIELLSEGDYRYLQTLGEFDLKTSSWLSTPDAIRSRGGAIFGDRRYDQVFIYHNGADSYYAARGYRGRLLV, encoded by the coding sequence ATGTCACGAGCTGGACATCAAGACCTGATAAGCGTTCTGAAACAACGCTTTGACGCCCATCCGGAACGACACGCCGGTATTGAATGGTCGGATGTGGCTGAGCGATTAATCGCCAACCCCGGCAAACTGACCGCTCTTGAACAAATGGAAACCACCGGCGGTGAACCCGATGTAATCGCCTATGACGACTCAATAGACGCCTACGTTTTTTGCGACTGCTCGGCCGAGAGTCCGACGGGCCGCCGCAGCCTGTGTTATGACGATGCCGCCCTGATTGCACGCAAGAAGCACCCACCGGAGGGCAGTGCCGAAGGCCAGGCCATTGCCATGGGAATCGAGTTATTGAGCGAAGGCGATTACCGGTATTTGCAGACCTTGGGTGAATTCGATCTGAAAACTTCAAGCTGGCTCAGCACGCCCGATGCGATTCGTAGCCGGGGCGGGGCGATATTCGGAGACCGTCGATACGATCAGGTATTCATTTACCACAATGGCGCCGATTCCTATTACGCCGCGCGCGGATATCGCGGTCGGTTATTGGTATGA